From Plectropomus leopardus isolate mb chromosome 17, YSFRI_Pleo_2.0, whole genome shotgun sequence, a single genomic window includes:
- the si:dkey-208k4.2 gene encoding P43 5S RNA-binding protein-like gives MNGVRSERPAGAPPLQLFNCAHADCGATFTRQWRLREHETVHTGARPCVCTVDGCGRCFSRKSHLSRHMLQHGGVKQFQCKFASCKQSFIHAGKLKRHVRYAHGDKTKYFKCDQPNCFLTFKKRRLFKLHLKEHGAPAKFKCTKDGCASMFDSHIARKAHEKKHAGYRCPHPNCQVFERTWGKLQKHKAKHPAMFTCQACKKVFKKLDALRRHKRIHASHKPVLVCPRDDCQAYFSTTFNLQHHIRKVHLELLKYRCSFPDCTRTFAMRESMTRHLLRHDTSASTLKKRQRPKKSWQKRLDGHHLPLVEENLRALFALRMRLSHRAKVETNLSGLFNERKIPHYVDPEVNLRNLFGIKKPCPLEEKPEVAPLKG, from the exons ATGAACGGTGTGCGCAGCGAGAGACCTGCCGGCGCTCCGCCGCTGCAGCTGTTCAACTGCGCCCACGCGGACTGTGGAGCGACTTTCACCAGACAGTGGAGACTGAGGGAGCACGAGACGGTGCACACCGGGGCG CGCCCGTGTGTCTGCACAGTTGATGGCTGTGGTCGTTGTTTCTCGAGAAAATCTCACCTGAGCCGACACATGCTTCAGCACGGAGGGGTGAAGCAATTCCA ATGCAAATTTGCGAGCTGCAAGCAGAGTTTCATCCATGCAGGCAAGCTGAAAAGACACGTGCGCTACGCCCACGGAGACAAAACCAAATATTTCAAG TGTGACCAGCCAAACTGCTTCTTGACCTTCAAAAAACGCAGACTGTTCAAACTGCACTTAAAGGAGCACGGAGCACCTGCCAAGTTCAA GTGTACAAAGGATGGATGTGCCTCCATGTTTGACTCCCATATTGCACGCAAAGCCCATGAGAAGAAGCATGCAG GTTACCGCTGCCCTCATCCTAACTGCCAGGTATTTGAACGCACCTGGGGGAAACTTCAGAAGCACAAGGCCAAACATCCAG CAATGTTCACATGCCAAGCGTGTAAGAAGGTGTTTAAGAAACTGGATGCTCTGCGGAGGCACAAACGGATCCACGCTTCCCATAAGCCCGTGTTGGTTTGTCCCAGGGATGACTGCCAGGCCTACTTCTCCACAACCTTTAACCTGCAGCACCACATCCGCAAGGTGCACCTTGAGCTTCTCAAATACAGATGCTCCTTCCCTGACTGTACACGCACGTTTGCTATGCGG GAGAGTATGACCAGACACCTGCTTCGCCATGACACAAGCGCCAGCACTCTGAAG AAACGTCAGCGGCCCAAGAAATCCTGGCAGAAGCGTTTGGATGGACATCATCTGCCCCTTGTGGAGGAAAACTTGCGTGCCCTCTTCGCTCTGCGCATGCGCCTCTCCCACCGTGCCAAAGTGGAAACCAACCTCTCAGGCCTCTTCAATGAACGCAAGATCCCTCATTATGTTGACCCAGAAGTCAACCTGCGCAATCTGTTTGGTATCAAAAAGCCTTGTCCTTTGGAGGAGAAGCCTGAGGTCGCACCGCTAAAAGGTTGA